A window of Cloacibacillus sp. An23 genomic DNA:
GGACTCACCTACAGGGAACTGGACGCGTACATCGCGACCGGAGAAGGCGCGGAAGAAGCCAAGGCAAAAATCGAGGCCGCGAAGAAGCGTTCTGAGCACAAAAAGAAATTCCCGCCTATGGCGCGGCTTCCGGAAAATCTGTAGTATCAAAGTTTTTAAATAAATTTATGAGGTGATTCTTTTGTCAGGACATTCGCATTGGGCGGGCATCAAGCACCGCAAAGCAGCTCAGGACGCCAAGAAGGGCGTCGCCTTCCAGAAGCTTATAAAGGACGTAATAGCTGCCGCTAAGGCCGGCGGCGGAGATCCCAATTCCAATTTCCGCCTTAAAGTCGCTATAGACAGAGCGCGGGCCGGCAACGTCCCCGTGGACAACATCGAGCGCGGCATCAAACGCGGCACAGGCGAGCTCGGCGGCGAGATGGAGGTCGTGCTTTACGAAGGCTACGGCCCGAACGGCGTCGCCGTCATGGTTGAAGTCATGACCGACAACCGTAACCGCACCGCTCCGGAGATGCGTTCGCTTTTTACTAAGACCGGCGGGGCTATCGGAGAGATGGGATGCGTCGCGTGGAATTTCGACCGCAAGGGCGTGATCGAGGTGACCGGAGACGGCATCGACGAGGACGCTCTTATGATGGCGGCCATCGACGCTGGGGCCGACGACCTTGAGGCGGAGGACGGAGGCTTCCAGATCACATGCGATCCGTCCGTGCTGTCGCAGGTCGGCGAAGCTCTTAAGAACGACGGATACAACGTTGATACGATGGAAATCCAGATGATACCGAAGAACACCGTCACGATCAACAACAAAGCGGACGCGCAGAAGCTTCTCGCGATGGTCGAGCGCTTCGAGGATCACGACGACGTTCAGGCCGTCTACTCGAATTTCGACATTCCGGAAGAGATTCTTGCTGAAATCGAATAGCAGCGAAGATGGCGCTATTCGCGCTTTAGGGATAGACCCCGGGCTCGGCACGCTGGGCTACGGGGTCGTTTCGCAGTATGGGAACTCGCTGAAATGCGAAACCTACGGCGTGATAAAGACTCCGACCGGCTTGTCTCTCGCGCAGCGTCTCGCGAGGCTCTATTTCGAACTGAAACAGGTAGCGGAAGAATTCCCGCCTGACATGGTGGCCGTCGAGAAGCTATTTTTCGGCAGGAACACGACTACTGCGGAGATGGTCTGGCAGGCGCGCGGGGTCGTGCTTCTCCTCGCGGCGCAGCTCGGCTTCGAACCGTACGAGATAAAGCCGAACGAGGTCAAGCTCGCGGTCTGCGGCTACGGAGGCGCGGAGAAGGGGCAGGTGCAGGGCATGGTCGCCCACATGCTCGGTCTCGCAAAGAATCCGAGCCCCGACGACGCGGCGGACGCGCTCGCGATAGCCATAGCGGGCCTCGCGGTCCACACTTACGACAGAAACATCATGAGAGGCTGTTGAGCTATGATAACTTTTCTCAGAGGTACGCTCGCCGAAATCTCCAAAGAAAGCATAATAATCGACGTTTCCGGCTTCGGTATAGAGGTATATCCGACCAAGGCGCTTCTCGCCTCCGCCGTTGTAGGCGAAGAGATGAAGTGCCTGACATATATGCAGGTCAGCGACGCCGGCGTCGCGATGTTCGGCTTTGCGAGCGAATCAGAACGCGACTTCTTCATGGAACTGCTTCACGTCAAGACGATCGGCGGAAAGCTCGCTATAATGCTCATGCGCTGCCTCGACATGGCGCGCATCGTCGAGGCGATAAAGGCCGGCAACGTCTCGGCGCTTTCTGTGCCCGGGCTCGGCGCCAAGCG
This region includes:
- a CDS encoding YebC/PmpR family DNA-binding transcriptional regulator, coding for MSGHSHWAGIKHRKAAQDAKKGVAFQKLIKDVIAAAKAGGGDPNSNFRLKVAIDRARAGNVPVDNIERGIKRGTGELGGEMEVVLYEGYGPNGVAVMVEVMTDNRNRTAPEMRSLFTKTGGAIGEMGCVAWNFDRKGVIEVTGDGIDEDALMMAAIDAGADDLEAEDGGFQITCDPSVLSQVGEALKNDGYNVDTMEIQMIPKNTVTINNKADAQKLLAMVERFEDHDDVQAVYSNFDIPEEILAEIE
- the ruvC gene encoding crossover junction endodeoxyribonuclease RuvC, yielding MLKSNSSEDGAIRALGIDPGLGTLGYGVVSQYGNSLKCETYGVIKTPTGLSLAQRLARLYFELKQVAEEFPPDMVAVEKLFFGRNTTTAEMVWQARGVVLLLAAQLGFEPYEIKPNEVKLAVCGYGGAEKGQVQGMVAHMLGLAKNPSPDDAADALAIAIAGLAVHTYDRNIMRGC
- the ruvA gene encoding Holliday junction branch migration protein RuvA, with product MITFLRGTLAEISKESIIIDVSGFGIEVYPTKALLASAVVGEEMKCLTYMQVSDAGVAMFGFASESERDFFMELLHVKTIGGKLAIMLMRCLDMARIVEAIKAGNVSALSVPGLGAKRAERICFELRSKVEKEFASVGAEFSAAGGVSSFDSFVAEALAGLGFSHGECARAIATAKAQADDGAAWTEESLLKAALGVLQRR